The proteins below are encoded in one region of Candidatus Saccharimonadales bacterium:
- a CDS encoding dihydrofolate reductase: protein MIEIVAAIGRNNVIGNRGKLPWQGQIPADMQHFRELTTGHPVVMGRKTWESLPERFRPLPGRRNYVLTRSGAIDGAEVASLDTLAEMASSPYSCFVIGGAEIYHLAMPMASALHLTLVHKEFAGDTYFPLYSVEDWKLENLQTHPADDDNKYTCTFVTMRRKP from the coding sequence ATGATCGAGATCGTGGCGGCCATCGGCCGTAACAATGTCATCGGCAATCGCGGAAAGTTGCCTTGGCAGGGCCAGATTCCGGCTGACATGCAGCACTTTCGTGAGCTGACGACTGGTCATCCAGTCGTGATGGGTCGAAAAACCTGGGAGTCATTGCCGGAACGGTTCCGGCCACTGCCAGGGCGCCGCAATTACGTGCTGACCCGCAGTGGCGCCATCGATGGAGCCGAAGTAGCCAGCTTGGACACCTTAGCTGAAATGGCTTCTAGCCCATACAGCTGCTTTGTGATTGGTGGCGCTGAGATCTACCACTTGGCGATGCCAATGGCTAGCGCCTTGCACCTAACGCTTGTCCACAAAGAGTTTGCTGGCGATACCTACTTTCCACTCTACAGCGTTGAAGATTGGAAACTGGAAAACCTCCAAACCCACCCAGCTGATGACGACAACAAATACACTTGCACATTCGTGACCATGCGGAGGAAGCCGTGA
- a CDS encoding thymidylate synthase: MPDYLPYEDRLPDSQYRNLLERIMREGEDAEQTRQGVPARTLFDLHMRFDLRNGFPVIPDRSLGPKKSWNKGIGELCGFMNGAQTVDELADFGADWWHAWTDPDKCALFGFEPGVIGPASYGPAMTAFPTLDGSLFDQIENIVDQIIRLPHDRIHRIAIWMPKENSRLVHGYQKTTIAPCHGDVFIHILKGRIHLGMRQRSCDTPVGGPHNMAQYAALVLMLEHLTGFEAGVFYHSIWNAHIYADQFDNVEELLVREPRRLPTVRLGDAGLKATCLKDFRREHFELSDYDPHPAMNDIPVST, from the coding sequence ATGCCCGACTATCTCCCGTACGAGGATCGCCTGCCCGATAGTCAGTACCGGAATTTGCTTGAGCGCATCATGCGCGAAGGCGAAGATGCCGAGCAAACTCGGCAGGGTGTACCGGCCAGAACGTTGTTTGATCTGCATATGCGCTTTGATCTGCGCAACGGCTTTCCGGTCATTCCCGATCGCAGCCTGGGTCCAAAAAAGAGTTGGAATAAAGGCATTGGTGAGCTCTGTGGCTTCATGAACGGTGCCCAGACGGTCGATGAATTGGCGGATTTCGGCGCCGACTGGTGGCATGCTTGGACCGATCCAGACAAGTGTGCCCTATTCGGCTTTGAGCCGGGCGTTATCGGACCAGCTAGTTATGGCCCGGCCATGACTGCCTTCCCGACCCTCGATGGCTCATTGTTCGATCAGATCGAGAACATCGTTGATCAAATCATCAGGCTTCCGCATGATCGTATCCATCGGATTGCCATTTGGATGCCGAAGGAAAACTCCCGGCTGGTGCATGGCTACCAAAAGACGACCATTGCGCCCTGCCACGGCGACGTCTTTATCCATATCCTGAAGGGTCGCATCCACCTTGGCATGCGGCAGAGGTCATGCGACACTCCGGTCGGTGGTCCTCACAACATGGCTCAATATGCCGCTCTAGTTTTAATGCTGGAGCACCTGACTGGCTTCGAGGCCGGTGTGTTCTACCACAGTATTTGGAACGCGCACATTTACGCCGACCAATTCGACAATGTCGAGGAGTTGCTGGTGCGTGAACCGCGTCGATTGCCGACAGTTCGACTAGGTGATGCTGGGCTAAAGGCAACTTGCCTAAAGGATTTCCGGCGAGAGCACTTTGAGCTCAGCGATTACGATCCGCATCCAGCTATGAACGACATCCCGGTGTCGACATGA
- the tmk gene encoding dTMP kinase → MPGRYIVLEGGEGVGKTTQARVLRQRLATFGVKAIGFMEPGQTPIGYQVRDLLLNRSTEVNDKAEVLLFNAARAQGISIVRQKLMENVWVIADRCYLSTLAMQGYGRGLDIAELETICRYATDGVEPDLIMVLSCSLEVLLERRGSRGVKDHFERLSNDFHSRVNAGYAQLARDYSLPVIDADSSVESVHECIWQNVRPIAEKFLVRPEGV, encoded by the coding sequence ATGCCCGGACGCTATATTGTCTTAGAAGGCGGTGAGGGCGTCGGGAAGACGACCCAAGCCCGAGTTTTGCGTCAGCGGCTGGCAACGTTTGGAGTCAAAGCCATTGGTTTCATGGAGCCAGGGCAGACGCCAATTGGATACCAAGTCAGAGACTTGTTGTTAAACCGTTCTACCGAAGTTAATGACAAGGCCGAGGTACTGTTGTTTAACGCCGCCAGGGCTCAAGGCATATCGATTGTTCGGCAGAAGTTGATGGAAAATGTTTGGGTAATAGCGGATCGCTGTTACCTTTCAACTCTGGCTATGCAGGGTTATGGCCGGGGCTTGGACATTGCGGAGCTCGAGACCATCTGTCGATACGCCACTGATGGCGTCGAACCCGACTTAATCATGGTGCTGAGCTGCTCGCTAGAAGTTTTGCTTGAGCGCAGAGGCAGCCGTGGAGTCAAAGATCACTTTGAGCGTTTATCAAATGATTTCCATAGTCGGGTCAACGCTGGTTACGCTCAACTGGCCCGCGATTACTCTTTGCCGGTGATCGATGCCGATAGCTCGGTTGAGAGCGTACACGAGTGCATTTGGCAAAACGTCCGCCCGATAGCGGAAAAGTTTCTAGTGCGACCCGAGGGGGTCTAA
- the rplJ gene encoding 50S ribosomal protein L10: MAITRAEKEAVVEQLSSDLSRFKLAVLTDYRGLSVAEIKELRQALSAEGISYRVTKNTLLRLAAAASPTLKSIDPASFSGPMALAIGFDDEVAPARVIFQFAKTHEALEIVGALTPDGRLLSAAEVKALAQMPSRDQLLGQVVGTIAAPLSGLVGVLGANVRSIVNVLNAISNLEEK; this comes from the coding sequence GTGGCTATAACCAGAGCCGAAAAAGAAGCGGTTGTTGAGCAACTCTCTAGTGATCTGAGCCGCTTTAAGCTGGCCGTCTTAACTGACTACCGAGGACTTAGTGTGGCCGAAATCAAAGAGCTGCGCCAGGCCCTGAGTGCAGAGGGCATTAGCTACCGTGTGACCAAGAACACTCTGCTGCGCTTGGCTGCGGCCGCTAGCCCCACCCTCAAGAGCATTGATCCGGCTAGTTTCAGTGGCCCGATGGCGCTAGCCATTGGTTTTGATGATGAGGTGGCACCAGCTCGAGTTATCTTCCAGTTCGCCAAAACGCATGAGGCGCTAGAAATTGTGGGAGCGCTAACACCCGATGGTCGCTTGCTCAGTGCCGCTGAGGTCAAGGCTCTAGCTCAAATGCCCAGCCGCGATCAGTTACTGGGCCAAGTGGTTGGCACCATTGCCGCCCCACTCAGTGGTTTAGTGGGAGTACTTGGGGCAAATGTTAGATCAATCGTTAATGTATTAAATGCAATTAGTAATTTAGAGGAGAAATAA
- the rplL gene encoding 50S ribosomal protein L7/L12 produces the protein MADEAKAEAKEPEVKADKKTEVPKKFKDLVETIEKLSVLELSELVHTLEDHFGVSAAAPAAAMAAPAAAGADAGEAAEEKTAFTIVLSAAGDQKINVIKAVREITGLGLAESKALVDGAPKPIKENVPKAEADEAKTTLEAAGASVELQ, from the coding sequence ATGGCTGATGAAGCTAAAGCAGAAGCAAAAGAACCTGAAGTAAAAGCAGACAAGAAAACCGAGGTGCCGAAGAAGTTTAAGGATCTAGTTGAAACTATCGAAAAACTCAGCGTTTTAGAACTGAGCGAACTAGTTCATACCCTGGAAGACCACTTTGGCGTTAGCGCTGCGGCTCCGGCTGCGGCCATGGCTGCTCCGGCGGCTGCTGGCGCGGATGCCGGTGAGGCCGCTGAAGAAAAGACGGCCTTTACGATTGTACTTAGTGCCGCTGGTGATCAAAAGATCAACGTCATTAAGGCCGTGCGCGAAATCACCGGTCTGGGCCTAGCCGAGAGCAAAGCCTTGGTTGATGGCGCACCTAAACCGATCAAAGAAAACGTGCCTAAGGCTGAGGCCGATGAGGCCAAAACCACTCTAGAAGCCGCTGGCGCTAGCGTCGAGCTGCAATAA
- a CDS encoding glycosyltransferase family 2 protein gives MSKYHLIAIFLTLFDFLTLSVASLINPTCIDEETAFNDDFTILIPIFGDLRYLKNIKFLQNYGKRVLLCSTNQESNEFNREINQIARDFGFRIHRSSIRKTNGRVKPNPWKLFTKTLSNSRITTDARDEIIANSFVVVKTKFCIFLDGDTESNDSLYRLVGLMDEKNYDIASVRVLVAKPTTLTEKLQAIEYQFAMDARRVYPWLTSGACMVAKTKVIRDIMQHHSLFFSGGDIEVGKLAKLLHYRVGHLAFEFFTDAPSTFAAWFRQRMAWAGGGFRHSIINGYKYTWRHPFYFLYFTVVVYGLVAIRWYDAIRFYRLIPAVIVVYWILLFAFRWKNRSWLFFLFPFYALTQVMLIVPLGIYRYTVMAVQSRNIGIIRLRDKPSRKRARVRKQRTGITEMPRGNQFIPQSRATRLG, from the coding sequence ATGTCAAAGTATCACCTAATTGCGATATTTTTAACGCTTTTCGACTTCCTAACATTGTCGGTTGCGTCATTAATTAATCCGACATGTATTGACGAGGAAACCGCGTTCAATGATGACTTTACAATTCTGATTCCAATCTTTGGAGACCTCAGGTACTTAAAAAATATAAAATTCCTGCAGAACTATGGCAAAAGAGTACTGCTCTGCTCTACAAATCAAGAGTCTAATGAGTTTAATCGTGAAATCAATCAAATTGCGAGGGACTTCGGTTTTAGAATACATCGATCTTCAATCCGTAAAACAAACGGCAGAGTCAAGCCAAACCCTTGGAAGCTATTTACAAAAACCCTTTCTAACTCCCGCATTACAACTGATGCCAGAGATGAAATAATTGCAAACAGCTTTGTTGTTGTAAAAACAAAATTTTGTATCTTCCTAGATGGTGACACGGAGTCAAACGATAGTTTGTATCGGCTAGTGGGATTGATGGACGAGAAAAACTACGACATTGCTTCAGTTCGAGTGCTTGTGGCTAAACCCACTACTCTAACAGAAAAACTTCAAGCTATAGAATATCAATTCGCCATGGACGCTCGTCGCGTATATCCGTGGCTCACCTCTGGAGCATGTATGGTCGCAAAAACGAAAGTTATCCGCGACATCATGCAACACCATTCACTTTTTTTTAGTGGTGGAGACATAGAAGTAGGGAAGCTGGCAAAATTATTACATTATAGGGTTGGTCATCTGGCCTTTGAGTTTTTCACTGATGCCCCGTCAACATTTGCTGCTTGGTTTAGACAGAGAATGGCTTGGGCTGGCGGGGGCTTCAGACACTCGATCATTAATGGATATAAATATACATGGCGCCATCCTTTTTATTTCCTGTACTTTACGGTCGTTGTCTACGGGTTAGTAGCAATCAGGTGGTATGATGCTATAAGGTTTTATAGGTTAATTCCCGCAGTCATTGTGGTGTATTGGATTTTATTGTTTGCCTTCAGATGGAAAAACCGATCTTGGTTATTTTTTTTATTTCCTTTCTATGCATTAACCCAAGTAATGCTAATCGTCCCGTTGGGCATTTATAGATACACGGTTATGGCCGTACAATCGCGCAATATTGGAATAATCCGGCTGCGCGATAAACCTAGCCGAAAGCGAGCTAGAGTACGAAAGCAGCGTACCGGGATAACTGAGATGCCGAGGGGTAACCAATTTATACCTCAAAGTAGAGCTACACGTTTGGGTTAA